One Thiocapsa sp. genomic window carries:
- a CDS encoding cupin: MSELRVHAEDRPVPEVVFHDFADIRRELGALGVIFERWQADRVLAADATPDDVIAAYRGDIDRLMTDYGFGAVDVLRMTPDHPDREALRAKFLNEHTHSEFEVRFFVEGSGLFYLHTNGRVYAVICEQGDLISVPDGTTHWFDMGPRPHFTAIRLFTNPAGWVANFTGSDIASRFPRFE; the protein is encoded by the coding sequence ATGAGCGAGCTGCGCGTTCACGCCGAAGACCGCCCCGTCCCCGAGGTGGTCTTCCACGACTTCGCCGACATTCGGCGCGAGCTCGGCGCCCTCGGCGTCATCTTCGAGCGCTGGCAGGCCGATCGCGTCCTGGCGGCGGATGCGACACCGGACGACGTCATCGCCGCCTACCGCGGCGATATCGACCGTCTCATGACCGACTACGGCTTCGGCGCGGTCGACGTGCTGCGCATGACGCCGGACCACCCCGATCGCGAGGCCCTGCGCGCGAAGTTCCTCAACGAGCACACCCACAGCGAGTTCGAGGTGCGCTTCTTCGTCGAGGGCAGCGGTCTGTTCTATCTGCACACCAACGGTCGGGTCTACGCCGTAATCTGCGAGCAGGGCGATCTCATCAGCGTCCCCGACGGCACGACCCACTGGTTCGACATGGGTCCGCGCCCGCATTTCACCGCGATCCGCCTCTTCACCAACCCCGCGGGTTGGGTCGCCAACTTCACCGGCAGCGACATCGCGTCGCGCTTTCCACGCTTCGAGTAA
- a CDS encoding DUF4282 domain-containing protein, translating into MTDFLTFETMISRQALLVFYYLGAVVMPVAAWLMALYLMRRFEPVGDAYRAGLGLLAATARLRWRVLGILLFVAAFLFMELMWRIMFEYLIAFMQMRDALVRG; encoded by the coding sequence ATGACCGACTTCCTCACCTTCGAAACGATGATCAGCCGCCAGGCGCTGCTGGTGTTCTACTATCTGGGCGCCGTCGTCATGCCCGTCGCGGCCTGGCTTATGGCGCTGTACCTGATGCGCCGCTTCGAGCCGGTGGGCGATGCGTATCGCGCCGGTCTGGGTCTTCTAGCCGCCACCGCGCGACTGCGTTGGCGCGTGCTCGGAATCCTGCTGTTCGTCGCCGCGTTCCTCTTCATGGAGCTGATGTGGCGCATCATGTTCGAGTATCTGATCGCCTTTATGCAGATGCGAGACGCCTTGGTCAGGGGTTGA
- a CDS encoding ATP-binding protein, whose translation MRIVVASGKGGTGKTTVATSLAQVATEGYAVRFLDCDVEAPNAELFLHPSLDVHLDVGVQVPRVDAQTCTYCGTCAEICRFNAIAVVGETTLVFDDLCHGCGSCTWMCPEQAITEHLFVTGTIDSGITPDGIAFARGLMNVGQAMGVPILRELKKRAPAATSAATGVRRALEIRDAPPGASCPVVETMRGADFVLFVTEPTPFGLHDLKQVAAIARELSIPAGVVVNRDGIGDDAVDAYCAESDLPILLRIPMNRCIAEAIAAGRTLVETDAVYRSQFKNLLERILTEVPQ comes from the coding sequence ATGCGCATCGTTGTTGCCAGCGGCAAGGGCGGCACCGGCAAGACCACCGTCGCCACCAGTCTTGCACAGGTCGCGACCGAAGGGTACGCGGTGCGTTTTCTCGATTGCGACGTGGAAGCGCCAAACGCCGAGCTGTTTCTGCATCCAAGCCTGGATGTCCATCTCGATGTCGGGGTCCAGGTCCCGCGAGTGGATGCGCAGACCTGCACCTACTGCGGCACCTGCGCCGAGATCTGCCGATTCAATGCGATTGCCGTGGTCGGCGAAACGACGCTGGTGTTCGACGATCTGTGTCACGGCTGCGGCAGCTGCACCTGGATGTGCCCGGAGCAGGCCATCACCGAGCATCTCTTCGTCACGGGCACGATCGACAGCGGGATCACGCCGGACGGGATCGCTTTCGCACGCGGCCTGATGAACGTCGGCCAAGCGATGGGCGTGCCGATCCTGCGCGAGCTCAAGAAACGGGCCCCGGCGGCAACCTCGGCAGCCACCGGCGTGCGCCGTGCTCTGGAGATTCGCGATGCCCCGCCCGGCGCATCCTGCCCGGTGGTGGAGACGATGCGCGGGGCGGACTTCGTGCTGTTCGTGACGGAACCCACGCCCTTCGGTCTGCACGACCTGAAACAGGTCGCCGCCATCGCCCGCGAGCTGAGCATCCCGGCCGGCGTCGTGGTCAACCGCGACGGGATCGGCGACGACGCCGTCGATGCCTATTGCGCCGAAAGTGATCTGCCGATTCTGCTGCGCATCCCGATGAATCGGTGCATCGCCGAGGCGATCGCCGCCGGCCGCACCCTGGTCGAAACCGACGCGGTGTATCGCTCACAATTCAAGAACCTGCTCGAACGCATCCTCACCGAGGTGCCCCAATGA
- a CDS encoding methylthioribulose 1-phosphate dehydratase, with translation MVDPEVFKQRAAELIGVGHFCFSRGWLPATSGNLSARLDASRIAITVSGRHKGALDASGIMAMDLDGSILTEGCRPSAETELHLMLYRRDQSIGAVLHTHSVNATVLSRLAGATLTLSDYEVLKALPGIETHETRLALPVFPNDQDIARLAVEVERALKRTPELPGYLIAGHGLYTWGSNVADARRRIEAFEFLLECETLTRSMAR, from the coding sequence ATGGTCGATCCCGAGGTCTTCAAACAGCGCGCCGCCGAGCTGATCGGCGTCGGGCACTTTTGTTTTTCACGCGGATGGCTGCCGGCGACCTCCGGCAACCTCTCCGCGCGTCTGGATGCGAGCCGCATCGCCATCACCGTGTCGGGGCGTCACAAGGGCGCGCTCGACGCAAGCGGGATCATGGCGATGGATCTCGACGGCAGCATCCTGACCGAGGGATGCCGTCCGTCCGCCGAGACCGAGCTCCATCTCATGCTGTATCGCCGTGATCAGAGCATCGGCGCGGTGCTGCACACCCATTCGGTCAACGCCACCGTGCTCTCGCGCCTGGCCGGCGCCACCCTGACGCTCTCCGACTACGAGGTCTTGAAGGCATTGCCCGGGATCGAGACGCACGAGACCCGGCTCGCGCTGCCCGTCTTTCCCAACGACCAGGACATCGCCCGTCTGGCGGTCGAGGTGGAGCGGGCGCTGAAGCGCACGCCGGAACTGCCCGGCTACTTGATTGCCGGTCACGGCCTCTATACCTGGGGCAGCAACGTCGCCGACGCGCGTCGGCGGATCGAGGCGTTCGAGTTCCTGCTCGAATGCGAAACCCTCACGAGGAGCATGGCCCGATGA
- a CDS encoding Do family serine endopeptidase: MKRHVLIAAVLAAAVLSAPAQALDGGVESLRETGKAFASVGRAVSPSVVFIRVEGQRATTAQAPLSTPFGDALPFGDEFLKRFFGEGFPGIPRGQAPQAPRSERRAMGQGSGFVFAAQTGLLADKTYIMTNNHVVEDAERIRVTFQDGREFDAEVTGRDPQSDVAVIEIKTGGLPALAMADSAKLEVGEWVVAIGNPFGLSHTLTVGVVSATGRTSLGINDYEDFIQTDAAINPGNSGGPLVNLDGAVVGMNTAIFSRSGGYMGVGFAIPINLANAIANQLIEQGEVTRGFLGIVIQPLTADLAESFGMQQGEGILIAQVTEDSPAGKAGLRQGDVIVAYRGEPVTDVGNFRNRVALTPPGSSQELTIVREGQRQTLGVTIGTLNADALASSSPTQTSAELGLTLQTLTPQLAEQFGGQPGEGVLVTEVKAGSIAAAAGIEPGTLILQVNRAWVKSVADFQQAVTAGRESGRVLLLVRKDDMQRFVVLSW; encoded by the coding sequence ATGAAAAGGCATGTTTTGATTGCGGCTGTGCTTGCGGCTGCGGTGCTCTCCGCTCCCGCGCAGGCGTTGGACGGCGGTGTCGAGAGTCTGCGCGAGACCGGCAAGGCGTTCGCCTCGGTCGGGCGAGCGGTGTCCCCGTCCGTGGTCTTTATCCGCGTCGAGGGCCAGCGCGCGACGACCGCACAAGCCCCGCTCTCGACACCCTTCGGCGATGCACTTCCCTTCGGCGACGAGTTCTTAAAACGCTTCTTCGGCGAGGGCTTTCCGGGAATCCCGCGTGGCCAAGCGCCCCAAGCACCGCGCAGCGAGCGACGCGCGATGGGACAGGGTTCAGGCTTCGTGTTCGCCGCGCAGACGGGTCTGCTCGCCGACAAGACCTACATCATGACCAACAATCACGTCGTCGAGGACGCCGAGCGCATCCGCGTCACCTTTCAGGACGGGCGTGAATTCGATGCCGAGGTGACCGGGCGCGACCCTCAGTCCGACGTGGCCGTCATCGAGATCAAGACCGGCGGCCTGCCGGCACTCGCGATGGCCGACTCGGCGAAGCTCGAGGTCGGCGAGTGGGTGGTCGCGATCGGCAATCCCTTCGGGCTGAGTCACACCCTGACGGTCGGCGTGGTCAGTGCCACCGGACGCACCAGTCTGGGCATCAACGACTACGAGGACTTCATCCAGACCGACGCCGCCATCAACCCGGGCAATTCCGGCGGGCCGCTCGTGAATCTCGACGGCGCCGTCGTGGGCATGAACACCGCCATCTTCAGTCGCAGCGGCGGCTATATGGGCGTGGGTTTTGCCATCCCGATCAATCTCGCCAACGCCATTGCCAACCAATTGATCGAGCAGGGCGAGGTGACGCGCGGATTCCTCGGCATCGTGATCCAGCCGCTGACCGCGGACCTGGCCGAATCCTTCGGGATGCAGCAGGGCGAGGGGATTCTGATCGCCCAAGTCACGGAAGACAGTCCCGCCGGGAAGGCCGGCCTGCGCCAGGGCGACGTCATCGTGGCCTATCGCGGAGAGCCCGTAACCGATGTCGGCAACTTCCGAAACCGCGTCGCACTGACCCCGCCCGGGAGCAGCCAGGAGCTCACCATCGTGCGCGAGGGTCAGCGCCAAACCCTCGGTGTCACCATCGGGACGCTGAATGCCGATGCGCTTGCATCCTCCTCCCCGACCCAAACCAGCGCGGAGCTGGGGCTCACCCTCCAGACCCTGACGCCGCAGCTTGCCGAGCAGTTCGGCGGTCAGCCCGGCGAGGGTGTTCTGGTCACCGAGGTGAAAGCCGGATCCATCGCCGCTGCGGCCGGCATCGAGCCGGGCACCTTGATCCTGCAGGTCAACCGCGCCTGGGTGAAGAGCGTCGCGGACTTTCAGCAAGCCGTGACGGCGGGTCGCGAGAGCGGTCGCGTCCTGCTGCTGGTCCGCAAAGACGATATGCAGCGCTTCGTGGTGTTGAGCTGGTAG
- the mtnC gene encoding acireductone synthase, with protein MVKAILTDIEGTTSSLAFVKDVLFPYAAERLPDFVRAHCEDPQVAALLEDAGAVAGGAMDEDALIAAMLDWIATDRKITPLKALQGLIWEEGYARGDFRGHVYEDAARRLRAWHGAGLRLYVYSSGSVHAQKLLFGHTDYGDLTPVFSGFFDTRIGGKRERESYRAIASETGLSAGEILFLSDIREELDAARDAGMATTALRREGVTGPFGEHPVVEDFDGVRPIAD; from the coding sequence ATGGTCAAGGCGATCCTCACCGACATCGAGGGCACGACCTCGAGCCTCGCGTTCGTCAAGGACGTCCTCTTTCCCTACGCGGCGGAGCGTCTGCCCGACTTCGTGCGGGCGCATTGCGAGGATCCGCAAGTGGCGGCGCTGCTCGAGGACGCGGGCGCCGTCGCGGGCGGAGCGATGGACGAGGACGCGCTGATCGCCGCGATGCTCGATTGGATCGCGACCGATCGCAAGATCACGCCGCTCAAGGCATTGCAGGGTCTCATCTGGGAGGAGGGTTACGCCCGCGGCGACTTTCGGGGCCACGTCTACGAGGATGCCGCCCGCCGCCTGCGCGCCTGGCACGGCGCCGGCCTGCGGCTCTATGTCTATTCCTCGGGCTCGGTGCATGCCCAGAAGCTGCTGTTCGGACACACCGACTACGGCGACCTCACGCCGGTCTTCTCCGGCTTCTTCGATACGCGCATCGGCGGGAAGCGCGAGCGCGAATCCTACCGTGCCATCGCCTCCGAGACGGGTCTGTCGGCCGGAGAGATTCTCTTTCTTTCGGATATCCGAGAGGAGCTGGATGCCGCGCGGGATGCCGGGATGGCGACGACCGCCTTGCGCCGCGAAGGCGTCACCGGCCCCTTCGGCGAGCACCCGGTCGTGGAAGATTTCGATGGGGTTCGGCCGATCGCGGACTGA
- a CDS encoding NifB/NifX family molybdenum-iron cluster-binding protein, with the protein MKVAISIAGETPDAPFDARFGRAESFCLAETDTGAWTLHANPALSAAGGAGVLAAQFIARLGAQAVVSGAYGPKAYRTLSAAHIDCFLAPGNEVRSAAEILDAFTAGSLTPADGATHGGHHGD; encoded by the coding sequence ATGAAAGTCGCCATCTCGATCGCCGGCGAGACGCCGGACGCGCCCTTCGACGCCCGCTTCGGGCGCGCGGAGTCCTTCTGCCTGGCGGAGACGGATACCGGCGCCTGGACACTCCATGCCAATCCGGCGCTGTCGGCGGCGGGTGGAGCGGGCGTGCTCGCCGCACAGTTCATCGCTCGGCTCGGCGCCCAGGCGGTCGTCAGCGGGGCGTATGGCCCCAAGGCGTATCGCACCCTGTCCGCGGCACACATCGATTGTTTCCTTGCTCCGGGCAATGAGGTGCGCAGCGCCGCCGAGATCCTGGACGCCTTCACCGCGGGAAGTCTGACCCCGGCCGATGGCGCCACGCATGGCGGCCACCACGGAGACTGA
- a CDS encoding complex I NDUFA9 subunit family protein: protein MRHPCICVIGGTGFVGRHLLNRLSGAGYRTRVPTRHPHRHRHLRLVPGCEVVQVEHWDETGLCNAMAGCDAVVNLVGILNETGGRTFEQTHVGMVESTTRAALAAGVGAYLHMSALNADPAGPSEYLRSKGRGEAVALAAAEQGLAVTLFRPSVIFGPGDGLFNRFASLLQVLPGPFPLACADARFAPVYVGDVASAMLRTLEDPASRGQIYALCGPRTFALRDILTYTGSCIGRKVRVIALSDRLAQFQARIFEKLPGKPFSTDNYLSLQIDSLCGEDGLARLGIPATDVDAVVPGYLG from the coding sequence ATGAGACATCCGTGCATTTGTGTCATTGGGGGGACCGGCTTCGTCGGTCGACATCTCTTGAATCGACTCTCGGGCGCGGGGTATCGCACCCGTGTGCCGACGCGCCATCCTCATCGCCACCGACACCTTCGGCTCGTTCCGGGCTGCGAGGTTGTGCAGGTCGAGCACTGGGACGAGACCGGTTTATGCAACGCGATGGCCGGTTGCGATGCCGTGGTGAATCTTGTCGGCATCCTCAACGAGACGGGCGGGCGTACCTTCGAGCAGACCCATGTCGGGATGGTCGAGTCGACGACACGCGCGGCGCTCGCCGCCGGTGTCGGCGCTTACCTGCACATGAGTGCTTTGAATGCGGACCCGGCAGGTCCCAGCGAGTATCTGCGCAGCAAGGGCAGGGGCGAGGCGGTGGCCTTGGCCGCGGCCGAGCAGGGATTGGCGGTGACGCTGTTTCGTCCGTCCGTCATCTTCGGGCCGGGCGACGGACTCTTCAATCGCTTCGCCTCGCTGCTGCAGGTGCTGCCGGGACCCTTCCCGCTGGCCTGTGCCGACGCGCGATTCGCGCCGGTCTATGTCGGCGATGTCGCGAGCGCCATGCTGCGCACACTCGAGGACCCGGCAAGCCGAGGACAGATCTATGCGCTGTGCGGACCGCGCACCTTCGCCCTGCGCGATATCCTGACCTATACGGGCAGCTGCATCGGGCGCAAGGTCCGGGTGATCGCGCTGAGCGATCGTCTCGCGCAGTTTCAGGCGCGCATCTTCGAGAAGCTTCCGGGCAAACCCTTCAGTACGGACAATTATCTGTCCCTTCAGATCGACAGCCTTTGTGGCGAGGACGGACTCGCTCGCCTCGGCATCCCGGCGACCGATGTGGACGCCGTCGTTCCCGGCTATCTGGGTTAG
- a CDS encoding transglycosylase SLT domain-containing protein, translated as MFRGRASTALFFVLCVLFGQPSAYDRPALTAAERALEADDLETFERLAAGLADHPLSPYLRFAVVTRDLGATSDEEIERFLSDFPQTQLATRLRLAYLARLAAAARWSEYARIYRPDSAPERRCLYLRALLETGRRDEALARVEPLWLSAGSQPDACDPVFAAWRDAGGLTTERILQRIRLAMEAGERGVAGYLGGLLPDSQKHLYAAWRAVDADPSLVLDPASVEERHPQRAAILAHGLVGLARRSPETAADALVSFQGVLRTDAAASDRAHAAIGQALTRAGDPRGLAVWDGLRAIEGTMTEQEARLRAAVALRDWERVADWVARMPEGAVKRDRWLYWQGRAQTALGRDESAHATLTRAAEGRSLWAFLAADRLGLPYRLDHAGTPAEPQRIRAMAASPTFARMRELSRLGRETDMRREWRELMEHLNGPDLLAAAYVADVMGWHDQAVQALARSGYWDDMELRFPVPHRALVEEQAWQRGVEPDWVFAVIRQESVFARTLASHAGAIGLMQLLPGTAREVAQTLDLDPPSRWDLLVPSVNITLGSAYLTRMRDRFGHVALATAAYNAGPARVARWLPDACLEADLWILSIPFLETRRYVERVLAYRVIYGERLGLAPTRLSDWLPPVPGADFFRS; from the coding sequence GTGTTTCGAGGCCGAGCATCGACGGCGCTGTTCTTCGTCTTGTGCGTCCTGTTCGGTCAGCCCAGCGCATACGATCGTCCAGCGTTGACGGCTGCCGAGCGCGCGCTCGAGGCCGATGACCTCGAGACCTTCGAGCGGCTCGCCGCAGGTCTCGCCGATCATCCGCTGTCTCCCTACCTGCGCTTTGCCGTCGTGACGCGGGATCTCGGGGCGACGTCGGATGAGGAGATCGAGCGCTTCCTGAGCGATTTTCCGCAGACCCAGCTCGCCACCCGTCTGCGCCTCGCCTATCTGGCACGTCTCGCGGCGGCCGCGCGTTGGTCGGAGTATGCACGGATCTATCGGCCGGACAGCGCACCCGAGCGGCGCTGTCTCTACCTTCGCGCACTCCTCGAGACCGGGCGGCGCGACGAGGCGCTGGCCCGGGTCGAGCCGCTGTGGTTGTCGGCCGGATCGCAGCCGGACGCCTGCGACCCCGTCTTCGCCGCCTGGCGCGATGCCGGCGGCCTCACCACCGAGCGCATCCTGCAGCGCATCCGCTTGGCCATGGAGGCGGGCGAGCGCGGCGTCGCCGGCTATCTGGGCGGGCTTCTCCCGGATTCGCAGAAGCACCTCTATGCGGCGTGGCGCGCGGTCGACGCGGATCCGTCGCTGGTCCTGGATCCGGCTTCCGTCGAGGAACGCCATCCGCAACGGGCTGCGATCCTGGCCCATGGTCTGGTCGGTCTGGCACGTCGATCGCCCGAGACGGCGGCCGACGCCTTGGTCTCCTTCCAGGGCGTTTTGCGCACGGATGCCGCAGCCTCCGATCGCGCCCATGCGGCGATCGGACAGGCCTTGACGCGTGCCGGGGATCCGCGCGGGCTTGCGGTTTGGGACGGTCTGCGCGCGATCGAGGGGACGATGACCGAGCAAGAGGCTCGTCTGCGTGCCGCGGTCGCCCTGCGCGACTGGGAGCGGGTTGCGGACTGGGTGGCTCGGATGCCCGAGGGCGCCGTCAAGCGTGATCGCTGGCTCTACTGGCAAGGGCGCGCGCAGACAGCGCTCGGCCGCGACGAGTCAGCGCACGCCACCCTGACGCGAGCCGCCGAGGGGCGCAGTCTGTGGGCCTTCCTGGCGGCGGACCGGCTGGGGCTGCCCTATCGGCTCGACCATGCCGGGACACCCGCGGAGCCGCAACGCATTCGCGCCATGGCGGCCAGCCCCACCTTCGCACGCATGCGCGAGCTCAGCCGACTGGGCCGCGAGACCGATATGCGCCGCGAGTGGCGCGAGCTGATGGAGCATCTGAACGGCCCGGATCTGCTGGCTGCCGCCTATGTGGCCGACGTCATGGGCTGGCACGACCAGGCGGTCCAGGCCCTGGCGCGCTCCGGCTACTGGGACGACATGGAGCTGCGCTTCCCGGTACCGCATCGCGCCCTGGTCGAGGAGCAGGCTTGGCAGCGGGGTGTGGAGCCGGATTGGGTCTTTGCCGTGATCCGACAGGAGAGTGTGTTTGCGCGGACGCTGGCCTCCCACGCCGGAGCGATCGGCCTGATGCAGCTCCTGCCCGGGACGGCGCGGGAGGTCGCACAGACGCTGGACCTGGATCCGCCGTCGCGTTGGGATCTGCTCGTCCCCTCGGTCAACATCACGCTGGGCAGTGCCTACCTCACGCGCATGCGCGATCGTTTTGGTCACGTCGCCTTGGCCACGGCGGCCTATAATGCCGGTCCGGCGCGTGTGGCTCGCTGGCTGCCGGACGCCTGTCTCGAGGCCGATCTGTGGATCCTGTCGATCCCCTTCCTCGAGACGCGTCGCTATGTCGAGCGTGTTCTCGCCTACCGGGTCATCTACGGCGAGCGTCTGGGTCTTGCCCCGACACGCCTGTCCGATTGGCTTCCTCCCGTGCCCGGCGCGGACTTCTTCAGGTCCTGA
- a CDS encoding YdcF family protein has product MLYLDKLLSQLAYPLGLSIALAVLALALLMAGWRRSGLLALTVGILWLGFWSIPIVSDGLRLSLEGRFAREPVGALPAADAVVVLGGGIRGGPLDWPDPDLGRASDRVWHAARIHHAGKARRVIVSGGAMPWAGERLSEADAMLRFLADLGVPRDAILLEGRSRNTRENALYTAEILSAKGIDRVLLVTSALHMPRALATFRAVGIDAVPAPTDFEVMPEPAHLIRWLPDAEALSDSTRALKEYVGWWVYRWRGWAES; this is encoded by the coding sequence ATGCTTTACCTCGATAAGCTGCTCAGTCAACTGGCCTATCCGCTCGGGCTCTCGATTGCCCTGGCGGTGCTGGCGCTCGCGCTTCTGATGGCGGGCTGGCGTCGATCCGGACTCCTGGCCTTGACGGTCGGGATCCTTTGGCTCGGTTTCTGGTCGATACCCATCGTCTCGGACGGGTTGCGCCTGTCACTGGAAGGTCGGTTCGCGCGTGAGCCGGTCGGCGCCTTGCCCGCGGCGGATGCCGTGGTCGTCCTCGGCGGCGGTATCCGCGGAGGCCCGCTCGATTGGCCGGATCCGGATCTCGGACGGGCCTCGGACCGGGTTTGGCATGCGGCGCGGATCCATCATGCGGGGAAGGCGCGGCGCGTCATCGTCTCGGGCGGCGCCATGCCGTGGGCGGGCGAGCGTCTCAGCGAGGCCGATGCGATGCTGCGTTTCCTGGCCGATCTGGGCGTGCCGCGGGATGCGATCCTGCTGGAGGGGCGCAGCCGAAACACCCGCGAGAACGCGCTCTATACCGCCGAAATCCTGAGCGCGAAGGGCATCGATCGCGTCCTGCTGGTGACCTCGGCGTTGCACATGCCGCGTGCCTTGGCGACCTTTCGCGCGGTCGGGATCGATGCGGTGCCGGCGCCGACCGATTTCGAGGTGATGCCCGAGCCGGCTCATCTCATCCGCTGGCTCCCGGACGCGGAAGCCTTGTCCGACAGCACGCGCGCCCTGAAGGAGTATGTCGGATGGTGGGTCTACCGATGGCGCGGCTGGGCCGAGTCCTGA
- a CDS encoding DUF134 domain-containing protein, with amino-acid sequence MMPGRKRRARCIGFDPGFLCFKPCGRPGRGLETVTLRADDLEALRLADLEGLYQEECAVRMGISRTTFSRTLAQARRKVTDALINGKRLVVEPTCESEGAAGARIGLVVPSDRPGDETGHEV; translated from the coding sequence ATGATGCCGGGTCGAAAACGACGCGCCCGCTGTATCGGATTCGATCCGGGTTTTCTCTGTTTCAAACCCTGTGGTCGACCGGGACGGGGCTTGGAGACTGTGACGCTGCGCGCCGACGATCTGGAAGCCTTGCGTCTTGCGGACCTCGAAGGCTTGTATCAGGAGGAGTGTGCGGTGCGGATGGGCATCTCGCGGACCACCTTCTCGCGAACCCTCGCGCAGGCGCGCCGCAAGGTGACGGATGCGCTGATCAACGGTAAACGACTCGTGGTGGAGCCGACATGTGAGAGCGAGGGTGCTGCCGGCGCGAGGATCGGGCTGGTCGTTCCATCGGATCGACCGGGGGACGAAACTGGTCACGAGGTTTGA
- a CDS encoding sulfite exporter TauE/SafE family protein: MLELLAYLLIGAASGILAGLFGVGGGVIVVPALILLFAQIGMVSEWIPHLAVGSSLAAIVGTGAASTYAHQGRGAVRWDLVARLAPGIVLGAWLGAALAGIIPELWLTRLFAAFLTYVGIRMLVPRKIHRERTLPGPGGMWAAGGGIGTLSALVGIGGGTLTVPFLGNRGIDMRTAVGTSAACGLPIALAGAIGFMVVGWGRDGLPDASTGFVYWPAVGAILLASMPTAPLGAALAHRLPVALLKRLFGVFLLLIALRLAD, from the coding sequence GTGCTTGAGCTCCTGGCCTATCTTCTCATCGGCGCCGCGTCCGGGATACTGGCAGGTCTCTTCGGGGTCGGGGGCGGCGTGATCGTCGTGCCGGCGCTGATCCTGCTGTTCGCGCAGATCGGCATGGTGTCGGAGTGGATCCCGCATCTTGCTGTCGGCAGCTCGCTCGCCGCCATCGTCGGAACAGGTGCCGCCTCGACCTATGCGCACCAAGGCCGCGGCGCGGTGCGCTGGGATCTGGTCGCACGACTGGCACCCGGCATCGTTCTCGGCGCTTGGCTGGGCGCCGCACTGGCGGGGATCATCCCCGAGCTCTGGCTGACCCGTCTCTTTGCCGCCTTTCTGACCTATGTCGGCATCCGCATGCTGGTCCCTCGAAAGATCCATCGCGAGCGCACCCTGCCCGGCCCCGGTGGGATGTGGGCCGCCGGCGGCGGCATCGGGACGCTCTCCGCGCTGGTCGGGATCGGCGGCGGTACCCTGACGGTGCCCTTTCTCGGCAACCGGGGGATCGACATGCGCACGGCCGTAGGCACCTCGGCCGCCTGCGGCCTGCCGATCGCACTCGCCGGCGCCATCGGCTTCATGGTGGTCGGCTGGGGCCGCGACGGACTGCCCGACGCGAGCACGGGCTTCGTCTATTGGCCGGCCGTCGGGGCGATCCTGCTCGCCAGTATGCCCACCGCGCCCTTGGGTGCAGCTTTGGCGCATCGGCTGCCGGTTGCACTCTTGAAGCGGTTGTTCGGGGTGTTTCTGCTCTTGATCGCCCTGCGCTTGGCCGATTAA
- a CDS encoding ATP-binding protein: MKQLVILSGKGGTGKTSVTAAFAHLASPGPFADQIILADADVDAANLELVLRPERVNTEPFRGGEVAVIDEDRCAQCGDCESVCRFDAIVETDAGWLIDPVACEGCAACVHQCPTESIAMQEQTVGEYAYSDSRYGPLHHAHLYPGQESSGKLVTDVRQRASRQALDEQRRLVLIDGPPGIGCPVIASVSGADLALLVTEPTVAGIHDLRRALKTLQHFGVPALVCINKADVYPVGAREIEAYCRANGIDGVGRIPFDPAVPGAMVAGEAVTAYRPDAPASLALSAVWERVVAALSETPAGSHDARVDQQRRG; the protein is encoded by the coding sequence ATGAAACAGCTCGTCATCCTCAGCGGCAAGGGCGGCACGGGAAAGACCAGCGTCACTGCGGCCTTCGCCCATCTGGCGTCCCCGGGTCCCTTTGCCGATCAGATCATCCTGGCCGATGCCGACGTGGACGCGGCCAATCTGGAGCTGGTGCTGCGGCCGGAGCGGGTGAACACCGAGCCGTTTCGCGGCGGGGAGGTGGCGGTCATCGACGAAGACCGATGCGCGCAGTGCGGAGACTGCGAGTCGGTCTGCCGCTTCGACGCCATTGTCGAGACCGATGCCGGTTGGTTGATCGACCCCGTCGCCTGCGAAGGCTGTGCCGCCTGCGTCCATCAATGCCCCACCGAGAGTATCGCCATGCAGGAGCAGACCGTCGGCGAATACGCCTACTCCGACAGCCGCTATGGACCGCTCCACCATGCCCATCTGTATCCCGGACAGGAGAGCTCCGGCAAGCTGGTCACTGACGTTCGGCAGCGCGCCTCACGGCAGGCCCTTGACGAACAGCGCCGACTGGTCCTGATCGATGGGCCGCCCGGCATCGGCTGTCCGGTCATCGCCTCCGTCTCGGGCGCGGACCTCGCGCTGCTGGTGACCGAGCCGACCGTGGCCGGCATCCACGACCTGCGCCGCGCCCTGAAAACCCTTCAGCACTTCGGCGTGCCGGCGCTGGTCTGCATCAACAAAGCCGATGTCTATCCCGTCGGCGCCCGGGAGATCGAAGCCTATTGCCGCGCGAACGGGATCGACGGCGTCGGCCGCATCCCGTTCGATCCGGCGGTTCCGGGCGCCATGGTCGCGGGCGAGGCCGTCACCGCCTATCGCCCGGACGCCCCCGCCAGCCTCGCCCTGTCCGCCGTGTGGGAACGGGTTGTCGCAGCCCTTTCGGAGACGCCTGCAGGATCTCATGACGCCCGCGTTGATCAACAACGACGCGGATGA